The following proteins are co-located in the Agromyces laixinhei genome:
- a CDS encoding glycosyltransferase 87 family protein, which translates to MTDGVGREASARGIRSLLGSRAALWAGFALVHAVIIWLNLAGPGYPLGDVTAVYRVWAENASSGWVRMGIDAPWVYPILAFAPMTAALAFGAAFYAQTWLAIVTVLNGIAFSVLIGRARLSRPRRIAAWWWLGFLAVLGPIAFGRIDAITVPFAITGLLWAAGRPRVATVLLTVGAWIKVWPAALVAALVIAARRRLEVLTVALSLSAGIVGVSLIAGAGSNAVGFIAEQAGRGLQIEAPLAVAWLWQIVAGSESVEIVYDRQILTFQIDGPGADAAAALTTPFMALGVLAVVLIGIRAARRGAAFGLLLPPLAVSLVVVLMLANKVGSPQFVTWLAAPIVLGLVFRPARFMVPAFMAAAVALFTHVIYPYWYGWLLIADPAFVLLLTVKSLLLAALLVWGVGALWRAGARRGSAPRDAPARVGGVRGEVARDTMVSDES; encoded by the coding sequence ATGACGGACGGGGTCGGGCGCGAGGCATCCGCGCGCGGCATCCGCTCACTGCTCGGCTCGCGCGCCGCACTCTGGGCGGGCTTCGCCCTCGTGCACGCCGTGATCATCTGGCTGAACCTCGCCGGCCCCGGCTACCCGCTCGGCGACGTGACGGCAGTGTACCGGGTGTGGGCCGAGAACGCCTCCAGCGGCTGGGTGCGCATGGGCATCGATGCGCCCTGGGTCTATCCGATCCTCGCGTTCGCCCCGATGACGGCGGCGCTCGCATTCGGGGCGGCGTTCTACGCGCAGACCTGGCTCGCGATCGTCACGGTGCTGAACGGCATCGCGTTCAGCGTGCTCATCGGCCGCGCGAGGCTCTCGCGCCCGCGACGGATCGCGGCCTGGTGGTGGCTCGGCTTCCTCGCCGTGCTGGGCCCGATCGCCTTCGGCCGCATCGACGCGATCACGGTGCCGTTCGCGATCACGGGACTGCTCTGGGCGGCCGGCCGGCCGCGGGTGGCCACGGTGCTGCTCACGGTCGGTGCCTGGATCAAGGTCTGGCCCGCCGCCCTCGTCGCCGCGCTCGTGATCGCGGCGCGCCGGCGGCTCGAGGTGCTCACCGTGGCGCTGTCGCTCAGCGCCGGCATCGTCGGCGTGAGCCTCATCGCCGGCGCCGGGTCGAACGCCGTCGGCTTCATCGCCGAGCAGGCCGGGCGGGGGCTGCAGATCGAGGCGCCGCTCGCGGTCGCCTGGCTCTGGCAGATCGTGGCCGGTTCCGAGTCGGTCGAGATCGTCTACGACCGCCAGATCCTGACGTTCCAGATCGACGGCCCGGGGGCGGATGCCGCGGCGGCACTGACCACGCCGTTCATGGCGCTCGGGGTGCTCGCCGTCGTGCTCATCGGCATCCGTGCCGCGCGTCGCGGTGCCGCCTTCGGACTGCTGCTGCCGCCGCTCGCGGTGAGCCTCGTCGTCGTGCTCATGCTCGCGAACAAGGTCGGTTCGCCGCAGTTCGTCACGTGGCTCGCCGCCCCGATCGTGCTCGGGCTCGTCTTCCGCCCCGCCCGCTTCATGGTTCCGGCGTTCATGGCCGCGGCGGTCGCGCTCTTCACGCACGTCATCTACCCCTACTGGTACGGATGGCTCCTGATCGCCGATCCGGCCTTCGTCCTGCTGCTCACGGTCAAGTCGCTGCTGCTCGCGGCGCTCCTCGTCTGGGGTGTCGGCGCGCTGTGGCGGGCCGGCGCACGACGCGGGTCGGCACCTCGCGATGCCCCGGCCCGCGTCGGCGGTGTGCGCGGGGAAGTGGCGCGCGACACAATGGTCTCTGACGAGAGCTGA
- a CDS encoding ADP-dependent NAD(P)H-hydrate dehydratase, whose amino-acid sequence MTTPWQEWTAADAAEWIAAPASDDDKYSRGVLGIVAGSPDYPGAAVLAVEAAHRAGLGMVRYTGPRAVRTAVLARRPETVTSPGRVQAWFIGSGIDTGRRSFMLLGDLQGALASRLPVVLDAGALDLVGTHTAPTVITPHARELAVLLASREIETSIAQVRDAPAEWAFRAARELGVAVLLKGAVTHVCDPDGDRYTITAPTHWLASAGTGDVLGGILGALVATHHQQIGANAEVLTSLAATAAWMHGEAARLATAAVGGGPVTALDVAEQVPRVVGALLSR is encoded by the coding sequence ATGACGACGCCGTGGCAGGAATGGACCGCCGCCGATGCGGCCGAGTGGATCGCGGCCCCGGCCTCGGACGACGACAAGTACTCCCGCGGCGTGCTCGGCATCGTCGCGGGCTCGCCCGACTACCCGGGTGCCGCGGTGCTCGCGGTCGAGGCCGCGCACCGGGCCGGCCTCGGCATGGTGCGCTACACGGGGCCGCGCGCGGTGCGCACCGCCGTGCTCGCGCGCCGCCCCGAAACCGTGACCTCGCCGGGCCGAGTGCAGGCGTGGTTCATCGGCTCCGGCATCGACACCGGGCGGCGCTCGTTCATGCTGCTCGGCGACCTGCAGGGGGCGCTCGCCTCCCGGCTTCCGGTCGTGCTCGACGCCGGGGCGCTCGATCTCGTCGGTACGCACACGGCGCCGACCGTGATCACCCCGCACGCGAGGGAGCTGGCCGTGCTGCTCGCCTCACGCGAGATCGAGACGAGCATCGCGCAGGTGCGCGATGCTCCCGCGGAGTGGGCGTTCAGGGCTGCCAGGGAACTCGGGGTCGCCGTACTCCTGAAGGGTGCCGTCACACACGTCTGCGACCCCGACGGCGACCGGTACACGATCACCGCACCGACGCACTGGCTGGCCTCCGCCGGCACCGGTGACGTGCTCGGCGGCATCCTCGGGGCGCTCGTCGCCACCCATCACCAGCAGATCGGGGCCAACGCCGAGGTGCTCACCTCGCTCGCGGCGACCGCGGCGTGGATGCACGGCGAGGCAGCACGACTCGCGACCGCCGCGGTCGGCGGCGGCCCGGTCACGGCGCTCGACGTCGCCGAGCAGGTGCCGCGGGTGGTCGGAGCGCTGCTGTCGCGCTGA
- a CDS encoding thiamine-binding protein, whose product MLVAFSVAPSGTGRSDGSVHDAVAAAVRIVRESGLPNRTDAMFTTIEGEWNEVFDVVRRATEAVGEYGSRVSLVLKADIRPGYSGELDGKLERLGSAIDRLDANANANANADAGAGPDA is encoded by the coding sequence ATGCTGGTGGCATTCTCAGTCGCGCCGAGCGGCACGGGCAGAAGCGACGGGTCGGTGCACGACGCGGTCGCCGCGGCGGTGCGCATCGTGCGAGAGTCGGGCCTGCCGAACCGCACCGACGCGATGTTCACGACGATCGAGGGTGAGTGGAACGAGGTCTTCGACGTCGTGCGCCGCGCCACCGAGGCCGTCGGCGAGTACGGCTCGAGGGTGTCGCTCGTGCTGAAGGCCGACATCCGCCCGGGGTATTCGGGTGAGCTCGACGGCAAGCTCGAGCGACTCGGGAGTGCGATCGACAGGCTCGACGCGAACGCGAACGCGAACGCGAACGCGGACGCGGGCGCCGGCCCCGACGCCTGA
- a CDS encoding VOC family protein, producing the protein MFESAQVYAVLPASDLERAKRWWKTVFDIDPVDDSPGGVMLRLGPTPVLVYETQFAGTAQNTALGIDTDDLDRDMATLRDRGVTFNEYDLPGVKTENGVIDEGGMRTAWFDDSEGNIIALGQRS; encoded by the coding sequence ATGTTCGAGTCTGCTCAAGTCTATGCCGTGCTGCCGGCCTCAGACCTCGAGCGCGCCAAGCGCTGGTGGAAGACCGTCTTCGACATCGACCCGGTCGATGACTCGCCCGGCGGCGTGATGCTCCGCCTCGGCCCGACCCCGGTGCTCGTCTACGAGACGCAGTTCGCGGGCACGGCGCAGAACACGGCGCTCGGCATCGACACCGACGACCTCGATCGCGACATGGCGACGCTGCGTGATCGGGGCGTCACATTCAACGAGTACGACCTGCCCGGGGTGAAGACCGAGAACGGCGTCATCGACGAAGGAGGCATGCGCACCGCCTGGTTCGACGACAGCGAGGGCAACATCATCGCGCTCGGGCAGCGCAGCTGA
- a CDS encoding hemolysin family protein yields MSDWAGIAWLIVLLVVNAFFVGAEFAVISARRSQIEPLAEQGRRSAKTALWAMEHATLMLATSQLGITVCSLLILNVSEPAIHHLLEVPLHFTGWSAEAVSTVAFIITLVLVSYLHVVFGEMVPKNLSFSVPDRAVLLLAPPLVIVARIFRPIIVALNATANGVLRLFGVEPKNEAASTFTLEEVQTIVDQSRREGVLADASGTLTAAFEFTTKRVQDVAVPLDALVSLPAEVTPADVERAVARRGFSRYPILDQAGEPDGYVHLKDVIDLDEDEFDDPIPAKRIRRLVSIYAGTDLEDALSTMRRLGTHVARAFDEQGATTGVIFLEDIIEELVGEVQDATRRG; encoded by the coding sequence ATGAGCGACTGGGCCGGCATCGCATGGCTGATCGTGCTGCTCGTCGTCAATGCCTTCTTCGTCGGCGCGGAGTTCGCGGTCATCTCGGCGCGGCGCTCGCAGATCGAGCCGCTCGCCGAGCAGGGCAGGCGAAGCGCGAAGACGGCACTCTGGGCGATGGAGCACGCGACCCTGATGCTGGCGACGAGCCAACTCGGCATCACGGTCTGCTCGCTGCTGATCCTGAACGTCTCCGAACCGGCGATCCACCATCTGCTGGAGGTGCCGCTGCACTTCACCGGTTGGTCGGCCGAGGCGGTGTCGACGGTCGCGTTCATCATCACCCTCGTGCTCGTGTCGTACCTGCACGTCGTGTTCGGTGAGATGGTGCCGAAGAACCTCTCGTTCTCGGTGCCCGACCGGGCGGTGCTGCTGCTCGCGCCGCCGCTCGTGATCGTCGCCCGCATCTTCCGGCCGATCATCGTCGCGCTGAACGCGACGGCGAACGGGGTGCTCCGACTCTTCGGCGTCGAGCCGAAGAACGAGGCGGCCTCCACCTTCACGCTCGAAGAGGTGCAGACGATCGTCGACCAGTCGCGTCGTGAGGGCGTGCTCGCCGACGCGAGCGGCACGCTCACTGCGGCGTTCGAGTTCACCACGAAGCGGGTGCAGGATGTCGCGGTGCCGCTCGACGCGCTCGTGAGCCTGCCGGCCGAGGTGACGCCGGCCGATGTCGAGCGAGCCGTCGCCCGTCGCGGGTTCTCGCGGTATCCGATCCTCGATCAGGCGGGCGAGCCCGACGGCTACGTGCACCTGAAAGACGTCATCGACCTCGATGAGGACGAGTTCGACGATCCGATCCCCGCGAAGCGGATTCGGCGGCTCGTGTCGATCTACGCCGGCACCGATCTCGAGGATGCGCTGTCGACGATGCGACGGCTCGGCACCCACGTCGCACGGGCGTTCGACGAGCAGGGTGCCACGACCGGGGTCATCTTCCTCGAGGACATCATCGAGGAACTCGTCGGCGAGGTGCAGGACGCGACGCGGCGGGGCTGA
- a CDS encoding hemolysin family protein — MSEWILLGIGLLLTIGTGLFVASEFALVNLDRADLEARRARGETRLGLTISALKITSTHLSSAQLGITLTTLLTGYTMEPAISSLLAGPLTAVGVPESFVSPVGTITAIVVATLLSMVIGELVPKNFALALPRQTAVLVIPFQTAFTWVFRPAISLLNGSANGMLRAFGIEPKEELSGARSAEELSSLVRRSASAGLLEKDTATLLGRTLRFADHDASDVMTPRPAVAAVQRQEPAEAVLELARTTGYSRFPVYDDNLDDVVGLVHVKQAVAVPREKRGEVPASALQSAALRVPETMKLDTLLGELRGRGYQMAVVVDEYGGTAGVTTLEDLVEELVGEVSDEHDRSRAGIVRRGDHVSFPGILRPDELLERTGIRVPENGDYETVAGFVMAELGRLPLVGDEVLIDDGTLVVQRLDGRRIDRVRFVPNPLPSPDESDGGAR, encoded by the coding sequence ATGTCTGAGTGGATACTCCTCGGCATCGGACTCCTCCTCACGATCGGCACGGGCTTGTTCGTCGCCAGCGAGTTCGCGCTCGTCAATCTCGATCGAGCCGACCTCGAAGCTCGGCGTGCGCGCGGCGAGACGAGGCTGGGCCTCACGATCTCGGCGCTGAAGATCACCTCGACGCACCTGTCGAGCGCGCAGCTCGGCATCACGCTGACCACGCTGCTCACCGGATACACGATGGAGCCGGCGATCTCCTCGCTCCTGGCGGGCCCCCTGACCGCCGTCGGGGTGCCCGAATCGTTCGTGTCGCCCGTCGGCACGATCACCGCGATCGTGGTCGCCACGTTGCTGTCGATGGTGATCGGCGAACTCGTGCCGAAGAACTTCGCGCTCGCTCTGCCGCGGCAGACCGCCGTGCTCGTCATCCCGTTCCAGACGGCGTTCACCTGGGTGTTCCGGCCCGCGATCTCGTTGCTGAACGGCAGCGCGAACGGCATGCTGCGCGCATTCGGCATCGAGCCGAAAGAAGAGCTGTCGGGGGCGCGCTCGGCCGAAGAACTCTCGTCGCTCGTGCGCCGCTCCGCGAGTGCCGGCCTGCTCGAGAAGGACACCGCGACGCTGCTCGGTCGCACACTGCGGTTCGCCGACCACGATGCGTCCGACGTCATGACCCCCCGCCCCGCGGTCGCCGCGGTGCAGCGGCAGGAGCCCGCAGAGGCAGTGCTCGAACTCGCCCGCACCACCGGGTACTCCAGGTTCCCCGTGTACGACGACAATCTCGACGACGTCGTGGGCCTCGTGCACGTCAAGCAAGCGGTGGCCGTTCCGCGCGAGAAGCGCGGCGAGGTGCCCGCGTCTGCGCTGCAGTCCGCCGCGCTGCGGGTGCCCGAGACCATGAAGCTCGACACCCTGCTCGGCGAACTGCGCGGGCGCGGGTACCAGATGGCCGTCGTCGTCGACGAGTACGGCGGCACGGCCGGCGTCACGACGCTCGAGGACCTCGTGGAGGAACTCGTCGGCGAGGTCTCCGACGAGCACGACCGCAGTCGTGCGGGCATCGTGCGCCGCGGCGACCACGTGAGCTTCCCCGGAATACTGCGACCCGACGAGCTGCTCGAGCGCACCGGCATCCGCGTACCCGAGAACGGAGACTACGAGACCGTGGCCGGATTCGTCATGGCCGAGCTCGGGCGACTGCCCCTCGTCGGCGACGAAGTGCTCATCGACGACGGCACGCTCGTCGTGCAACGGCTCGACGGGCGGCGCATCGACCGCGTGCGGTTCGTGCCGAACCCGTTGCCGAGCCCCGACGAATCGGATGGGGGAGCGCGATGA
- a CDS encoding response regulator transcription factor → MTETAPPIRLAIVDDHRMLLGALSEWIRTAAPDIDLLAAVPSWSELLAHPEFPVDVVLLDLDLRDNIPISLKLSMLKSAGVQTMLMSTYSEPAVVREALGSGALGYLVKSEPVETIIEAIRAARLGESYLTPELELALTDEGTAPKLSAQERRVMALYGAGQPVKAVAFQLGISEETAKSYLKRIREKYRTSGYDVGTKVALRKRAILDGILLQSD, encoded by the coding sequence ATGACTGAGACTGCTCCGCCGATCCGTCTGGCGATCGTCGACGATCATCGCATGCTCCTCGGTGCGCTCTCGGAGTGGATCCGCACGGCCGCGCCCGACATCGACCTGCTCGCGGCGGTGCCCTCCTGGTCCGAGCTCCTCGCCCACCCCGAGTTCCCCGTCGACGTCGTGCTCCTCGACCTCGACCTCCGCGACAACATCCCCATCTCGCTGAAGCTGTCGATGCTGAAGTCGGCCGGTGTGCAGACCATGCTCATGAGCACGTACTCCGAGCCCGCGGTCGTGCGCGAAGCGCTCGGTTCGGGTGCGCTCGGCTACCTCGTGAAGTCCGAACCGGTCGAGACGATCATCGAGGCGATCCGCGCCGCTCGCCTCGGCGAGTCCTACCTCACGCCCGAACTCGAGCTCGCGCTGACCGACGAGGGCACGGCCCCGAAGCTCTCGGCGCAGGAGCGCCGGGTGATGGCGCTCTACGGTGCCGGCCAGCCGGTCAAGGCCGTGGCCTTCCAGCTCGGCATCTCCGAAGAGACGGCGAAGAGCTACCTCAAGCGCATCCGCGAGAAGTACCGCACGTCGGGCTACGACGTCGGCACGAAGGTCGCACTGCGCAAACGCGCGATCCTCGACGGCATCCTGCTCCAGTCCGACTGA
- a CDS encoding MFS transporter, translating into MTHPVDGPTTLSPARIRFALLALALGGFGIGATEFVAMGLLPDIALDLLPELAAESTAAANASAGWIISAYALGVVVGAPTIAAAAARWPRKRLLLALVTAFTLGTIASAVLPTFELVLIARFVSALPHGAYFGIASLVAASLMGPGKRARGVALVLSGLTIANVVGVPAITWLGQLAGWRIAYLAVAAIFALTFVAVLTAVPWQAGDPGATMRRELQAFTRAQVWFALGIGAIGFGGLFAVYSYVAPLATDVTGLPEVLVPVVLIAIGVGMTIGNFVGGRLADWSVRRSMYLFFAVLAGALVLLGFTATHPVGLFVGVMLVGGASSALSPTIQARLMDVARDSQSIAAALNHSALNIGNSLGALLGGLAIAGGLGYIAPVWIGLMLTVAGAMLAVGSFALDRSRVRRGIPVPHKTGAFAAVES; encoded by the coding sequence ATGACCCACCCCGTCGACGGGCCGACGACACTGTCGCCGGCCCGCATCCGTTTCGCGCTGCTCGCGCTCGCCCTCGGCGGCTTCGGCATCGGCGCGACCGAGTTCGTTGCGATGGGGCTGCTGCCCGACATCGCTCTCGACCTGCTGCCCGAACTCGCCGCGGAGTCGACGGCCGCAGCGAACGCGAGTGCGGGGTGGATCATCTCGGCCTACGCCCTCGGCGTCGTCGTGGGCGCGCCCACGATCGCAGCTGCTGCGGCCCGCTGGCCGCGGAAGCGACTGCTGCTCGCCCTGGTGACCGCGTTCACGCTCGGCACGATCGCCTCCGCCGTGCTGCCGACGTTCGAACTCGTGCTCATCGCGCGCTTCGTCTCGGCGCTGCCGCACGGCGCGTACTTCGGCATCGCGTCCCTCGTCGCGGCGAGCCTCATGGGACCGGGCAAGCGCGCACGAGGAGTGGCGCTCGTGCTCTCGGGTCTCACGATCGCGAACGTCGTCGGCGTACCGGCGATCACGTGGCTGGGCCAGCTCGCCGGGTGGCGCATCGCCTACCTCGCCGTTGCGGCGATCTTCGCCCTCACCTTCGTCGCCGTGCTCACCGCCGTGCCCTGGCAGGCCGGCGACCCGGGTGCGACGATGCGGCGCGAACTGCAGGCGTTCACCCGAGCCCAGGTCTGGTTCGCCCTCGGCATCGGCGCGATCGGCTTCGGCGGGCTCTTCGCGGTCTACAGCTACGTCGCTCCGCTCGCAACCGACGTGACCGGGCTTCCCGAGGTACTCGTGCCGGTCGTGCTCATCGCCATCGGCGTGGGCATGACCATCGGCAATTTCGTGGGCGGGCGCCTCGCCGACTGGAGCGTGCGCCGTTCGATGTACCTCTTCTTCGCCGTGCTCGCCGGCGCCCTCGTGCTGCTCGGGTTCACCGCGACGCACCCGGTCGGCCTGTTCGTCGGTGTCATGCTCGTCGGCGGGGCATCCTCCGCCCTCTCACCGACGATTCAGGCTCGCCTCATGGATGTCGCACGAGACAGCCAGTCGATCGCCGCGGCGCTGAACCACTCGGCACTGAACATCGGCAACAGCCTCGGCGCCCTGCTCGGCGGCCTCGCGATCGCGGGCGGCCTCGGCTACATCGCGCCCGTCTGGATCGGGCTCATGCTGACGGTCGCCGGAGCGATGCTCGCCGTGGGGTCGTTCGCCCTCGACCGCTCGCGCGTTCGCCGCGGGATACCGGTGCCGCACAAGACCGGCGCATTCGCCGCCGTCGAGTCGTGA
- a CDS encoding HAD family hydrolase, whose translation MTSTSPAPISLAPRVVVFDYGEVISREPSGADRAALVERAGASSNPEPFWAAYWVHRQGLDRGTTSIAEYWAAVADDLGAKWTPIDVHELWAIDHRGWLSVDPGTLGVPHALVAGGTRLALLSNAGADFSGWLRHGSFAPLFDRVFVSGELELVKPDAAIYEHVIDELGIAASDFVFVDNRAENVEGALAVGGEGHVFTDAAALESWLRDLA comes from the coding sequence ATGACTTCGACATCTCCCGCACCGATCAGTCTCGCTCCCCGCGTCGTCGTGTTCGACTACGGGGAAGTCATCTCACGCGAACCGAGTGGCGCCGACCGTGCCGCGCTCGTCGAGCGGGCGGGTGCGTCTTCGAACCCCGAGCCGTTCTGGGCGGCGTACTGGGTCCACCGCCAGGGCCTCGATCGCGGAACGACCTCGATCGCGGAGTACTGGGCGGCCGTCGCCGACGACCTCGGCGCGAAATGGACGCCGATCGACGTGCACGAGCTCTGGGCGATCGATCACCGCGGATGGCTCTCGGTCGACCCCGGAACCCTCGGCGTGCCGCACGCCCTTGTCGCGGGCGGCACCCGGCTCGCACTCCTCTCGAACGCCGGCGCGGACTTCTCGGGCTGGCTGCGACACGGCTCGTTCGCACCGCTCTTCGACCGCGTGTTCGTGAGCGGTGAGCTCGAACTGGTCAAGCCCGACGCCGCGATCTACGAGCACGTCATCGATGAGCTCGGCATCGCGGCATCCGACTTCGTCTTCGTCGACAACAGGGCCGAGAATGTCGAGGGCGCGCTGGCAGTCGGCGGCGAGGGGCATGTGTTCACGGATGCCGCGGCGCTCGAGTCCTGGCTTCGCGATCTCGCCTGA
- a CDS encoding GuaB1 family IMP dehydrogenase-related protein, whose amino-acid sequence MEFYRTTPSHDLTYSDVFLVPSRSGVTSRLDVSLAPDDGSGATIPIVSANMNSITGPRLATVLARRGGLGVLPQDLHLQDLDEAIRSVKRQSPRFDTPHEFSPDATAADALEVLPPVAGHGIVLHDSRGGYVGCIPADRLATALPDARLGDLVHGGLASLDADDVSTPRRAFDLMVEAGLEFAPVLEHGRVVGTLSRRSALRGTFYEPNVDAQGRLRVAAAVGINGDVAAKATALAAAGVDMLVIDTAHGHQEGMLRAVGVVRDLGLGIPIVAGNVVTADAVEDLVEAGADVLKVGVGPGAMCTTRMMTAVGRPQFSAVLETAAAARELGAAVWADGGVRYPRDVALALAAGAASVMIGSWFAGTIEAPGLLRRDASGRLFKESWGMASTKAVRERFDRLSPYELARKELFAEGISSSTISLDPLRPSIEDLLDMITSGVRSSFTYAGARTLEEFRDRALVGIQSAAGYEEGKALPVSW is encoded by the coding sequence ATGGAGTTCTACCGGACGACGCCCAGCCATGACCTCACCTACTCCGACGTGTTCCTCGTGCCGAGCCGGTCCGGCGTCACCAGCAGGCTCGACGTCTCGCTCGCGCCCGACGACGGATCCGGTGCCACGATTCCGATCGTGTCGGCGAACATGAACTCGATCACCGGCCCTCGCCTCGCGACCGTGCTCGCCCGCCGCGGCGGGCTCGGCGTGTTGCCGCAGGACCTGCACCTGCAGGATCTCGACGAGGCGATCCGCTCGGTCAAGCGGCAGTCGCCGCGCTTCGACACCCCCCATGAGTTCAGCCCGGATGCCACCGCGGCCGATGCGCTCGAAGTGCTGCCGCCGGTCGCCGGTCACGGCATCGTGCTGCACGACTCGCGCGGCGGGTACGTCGGCTGCATCCCCGCCGACCGGCTTGCGACCGCCCTGCCCGACGCCAGGCTCGGCGATCTCGTGCACGGCGGGCTCGCCTCGCTCGACGCCGACGACGTCTCGACGCCGCGCCGGGCGTTCGACCTCATGGTCGAGGCCGGACTCGAGTTCGCGCCCGTGCTCGAGCACGGGCGGGTGGTGGGCACGCTCAGTCGCCGGAGCGCGCTGCGGGGCACGTTCTACGAGCCGAACGTCGATGCACAGGGCCGCCTTCGTGTCGCCGCAGCGGTCGGCATCAACGGGGATGTCGCGGCGAAGGCCACGGCGCTCGCCGCTGCCGGGGTCGACATGCTCGTGATCGACACGGCGCACGGGCACCAGGAGGGAATGCTCCGCGCCGTCGGGGTCGTTCGAGACCTCGGGCTCGGCATCCCGATCGTCGCAGGCAACGTCGTGACCGCCGACGCCGTCGAAGATCTCGTCGAGGCGGGCGCCGACGTGCTGAAGGTCGGCGTCGGGCCCGGGGCCATGTGCACCACTCGCATGATGACCGCGGTCGGGCGGCCCCAGTTCTCGGCAGTGCTCGAGACCGCTGCAGCGGCACGCGAGCTCGGCGCGGCCGTCTGGGCCGACGGCGGGGTGCGCTACCCCCGCGACGTCGCGCTCGCGCTCGCGGCCGGCGCCGCCTCCGTCATGATCGGGTCGTGGTTCGCGGGCACCATCGAGGCGCCGGGCCTGCTGCGGCGCGATGCATCCGGTCGCCTCTTCAAGGAGAGCTGGGGCATGGCCTCGACGAAAGCCGTGCGCGAGCGCTTCGACCGTCTCTCGCCCTATGAACTCGCCCGCAAGGAACTCTTCGCCGAAGGGATCTCGTCATCGACGATCTCGCTCGACCCGTTGCGGCCCTCGATCGAGGACCTGCTCGACATGATCACCTCTGGTGTGCGCAGCTCGTTCACCTACGCCGGCGCCCGCACCCTCGAGGAGTTCCGCGACCGCGCGCTCGTCGGCATCCAGTCGGCCGCCGGGTACGAAGAGGGCAAGGCGCTTCCGGTCAGTTGGTGA